In the genome of Anabaena cylindrica PCC 7122, the window TAATCCTGCACCAATAGCAATAGGTAAGCGCATAAAAGTCTCCATCTTTTGTAATTAATAGTTGTTATTCCTGATATAGACTATAGACGAGCTTTAGGTGCAAAAGTTGCAGAAATTTTTCAGGGTTATCCTTTTTATGGCATGATTGGGATGAGGACGTTGAATCTATCTCTATACTCAAGCAACAAAATTACCTCAATAGTAAAGAGACGAAGCGAGAATATTCTACACATTTTCTATTATTAAAATGCAGTATGGGGTGAATTAGCTCATAATTCTACATATTCAAAATCATCTAAATATTGTTTTTTTTGATGGAAGTATTGTCTTTTATTACAAAAAAGGGAACAGGGAACTCTTAACAGATAAGAAACTAAAGTTTCAGAGTTGAAAGCTCAGTGAAAAAAGATGTTTTTACAAAGTGTCATTATTTCAATCTCATGTTTAAAAACATGAGTTTTTTTGTTACCTGTTGCCCGTTCCCTCTGAATCAAAGTAATTTTGCTGATTCATAAAGCCTTTTAAACATCGCTTTAATTTTTGTACCATAATCTAAATCTGCTGACCATCTTCCTGATAGTTGATCAACAGAGGGAGAAATACCTCTGGTTACAAATCTAAATCGAGGATCTACTTCTTGCTGGACTAAAGGTTCTAAACTGGCGTAAGCTTTCAAATGTTGAATATGCGCTCTCACACCAATTCTGGCACTAGGAAAAGATGCTGCTTCTGTCCCACCACCTATTGCACCTAAACCTGCAAAGTTATTTTGCTGAGGTTTAATATCACTGCCAAAACGTAAAAATCCTGTTTCTAGACACATTTGGCAAAAAGCAATATCATAATTTACTCCCTCAATATTGGCTTCCTCTCGATATAGTTTTGGTATATCAGGAAATTGGACAATGGCATTTTCATTGTTGTTTTTCAGGAAGATTTGTAACTGTACTTCTGTGGTATTACCATTAGAGATAATCTGGTTTATTTGACCAGTGCAAACAGTGAGAATAGAGCGGAGATTGAGAGTAGTAGTTGCAGCATCCCAGCCAACAGAAATATTAAAATCCCGGAGTTCTATGGCTTTAATATAAACTATACGCCGATAAGTAGTACGAATGACATTAGGTGATGTAGATAAATCAATTCGCAAGCGATCTACTAAATCAATGGGTATATAAGAGTTGCCATTAATTAACACTCCTTGCTCTGGATAATTTTGACCATTTATATTAATATTAATTGGTGGATAATTTGGTTCTGGAGGTGTTCCTGGCGTTGGGTCAATTGCTCGACTCCAAGCTATTAACCCGTCAACAATTCCCAAGGCGAAATCACGGCGACGAGTTTGTAACAAATTGCGATCATCTGGACTGCTGAGAAAGCCGACTTGTATTAACATTGCAGGAACAGTTGTTTGGCGACAAAATTGCAAACTACCTAAGCCACTATCTGTATCTGGCTTAACGCCACGGTTAGGTAGTTGAGGTACACGGCGCAACAATCCCATCAGCAACATTTCTGCATTTTGCTTGCGTTGATTGTTATTAGCAATGTAGTAAGCACTAGCCCCTCTCACCGTAGGACTACTAGCAGCATCAGCTGCAATTTCTAGCGCTACATCAGTGGAACGAGCGCGAGAATTAATCCAGGTAATAGTTTGGGCAGCGCTTAAATCATCAGGAACCGATAAAATTTCAATGCTACGCGCCCTGAGTTCTGTCACAATTAAATCACGTAACAGAATCATTTCTTTGGCTTCAGTTGTACCACCTGCGATCGCACCAGGATCAATTCCCCCGGCTTCCCTTCCTCCATGCGCCGCTGAAATAAAAATACGTCCCATTTTGATTCTTCCCGTTGTTAAGCTCCAGCGTATGCAATTTTAGCGAGTATTCCCGGCTGAAAACAAGAATTATAATAGTCTTTGAAGGCGGGAGTCAGGAGTTCGGAGTTAGGAGTTCGGAGTTCGGAGTCAGGAGTCAGGAGTTAGGAGTCAGGAAGCAGGAGTTAGGAGTTCGGAGTTAGGAGTTAGGAGTTCGGAGTTCGGAGTCAGGAGGAAGAAGAGGATTTAGAATAATCTAGAACCTGAAAAAGTGTTTACCAGTCCCCAGTCCCCAATCCCCAGTCCCCAATCCCCAATCCCCAATCCCCAGTCCCCAGTCCCCAATCACCAATTCCTTAAAAAATGGAAATCCCTCGCTTACATCCAGACACAATTGAAGAAGTTAAACTCCGGGCTGATATTGTCGATGTTGTCTCGGAATATGTGGTATTGCGGAAGCGAGGGAAAGATTTTGTCGGTTTATGTCCTTTCCATGATGAGAAAAGCCCCAGTTTCACCGTTAGCCCCAGCAAGCAAATGTTTTATTGCTTCGGTTGTCAAGCTGGAGGTAACGCCATTAAGTTTGTCATGGATTTGGGGAAAAGGCACTTTACGGAAGTAGTATTAGACTTAGCACGACGTTACCAAGTACCTGTACAAACCTTAGAACCTGAGCAAAAACAAGAATTACAGCGCCAGTTGTCTTTGCGTGAACAGTTGTATGAAGTTTTAGCTTCCACCGCCCAGTTTTATCAACACGCTCTTAGACATACCCAGCAACAAAAGGTGATGCAGTATTTGCGTGAAAATCGCCAACTCAGAGAAGAAACAATTCAACAATTTGGTTTAGGTTATGCTCCCGCAGGTTGGGAAACCCTGCATCGGTATTTGGTGGAAGATAAACATTATCCAGTACAACTGGTGGAAAAAGCGGGTTTGATTAAACCGAGGAAAGAAGGGGGCGGTTATTATGATGTATTCCGGGATAGGCTGATGATTCCTATCCGCGACGTACAAGGGAGAGTTATTGCGTTTGGTGGGAGAACGCTGACAGAAGAACAACCAAAATATTTAAATTCCCCGGAAACCGAACTTTTCAGTAAAGGTAAAACCTTATTT includes:
- the tftA gene encoding hormogonium tapered terminus morphoprotein TftA, producing the protein MGRIFISAAHGGREAGGIDPGAIAGGTTEAKEMILLRDLIVTELRARSIEILSVPDDLSAAQTITWINSRARSTDVALEIAADAASSPTVRGASAYYIANNNQRKQNAEMLLMGLLRRVPQLPNRGVKPDTDSGLGSLQFCRQTTVPAMLIQVGFLSSPDDRNLLQTRRRDFALGIVDGLIAWSRAIDPTPGTPPEPNYPPINININGQNYPEQGVLINGNSYIPIDLVDRLRIDLSTSPNVIRTTYRRIVYIKAIELRDFNISVGWDAATTTLNLRSILTVCTGQINQIISNGNTTEVQLQIFLKNNNENAIVQFPDIPKLYREEANIEGVNYDIAFCQMCLETGFLRFGSDIKPQQNNFAGLGAIGGGTEAASFPSARIGVRAHIQHLKAYASLEPLVQQEVDPRFRFVTRGISPSVDQLSGRWSADLDYGTKIKAMFKRLYESAKLL